ACTTTTCTATACAGGCAACTTAAGTGTTTGTAGTGTTCTTGATACTTCCTGCTGAAGTAGAGAGTTTTCCGCCCAAACTGTGGATTAGCAAAAAAGCCCAAATGTTAATACAAAAATGCCTCAGAAAGTCAAAGGTGAtctgaacaaaatatttaaacaccTCAAGTAATCTCTAAATTTCTAGTCATTAAAATGGAACAGCTCTTTGCAAAAaacatttattcttaaaatttactTAAGCATTTCATAGAAACTTTAGTAGCAGCCAGAATAATTCATGCTGGCCTAGAAAATTTAATATTAAGCAGAAAGAGCTTATTAAAAGAACTTTTTATACAGTCCAAGTTAGATCCgtattttatttaatctattcATTGCTTATTAGCTTTGCTTGCACACTGAAATCTTCACAGTACTCTTTATATACACTCATCCCCTCTTCCTTTAACGAGTTTTCCAAGAAAGATAGGTATGGCTCAGAAAGAAATCTTCAAACATTGATAAACTACAGCAGATGTTACTTAACAGATGAGTCACAGGATATAGAAGGTGCTGTTTTTCTAAAGTGTTTTCAAGAATTTCTGTAAAGAGCCCATGTTTCACATTGTTTGCAAATGGTTAAAACCTCTTCTACATGTACATAAACCTCTTATTCATAGACTTTCTTTCCTAAAGAAAAGGCTTCCTTTCCCTTCACCACCCACTTTTTGAGGACTAACTTGGGTTTTTCCTGAAAGCTTCTGTACCTCTTGTTCTTTAAGGAAAAGCTTCTATACTGTCTTTTTTAAattgctcaccccaactagtgtagttattgtgtagaaagatgttgcagaactaTGGAAGATTCTGTTTTCTCCGCTGCATTTCTGTAACTCCTCTTTTATCCACTCCCTCTACACTGACCCTCACATCCCCTTCCAATTCTGATTCCCTTACTCTAACCAGCTTGGTCAGTTCTAAGTAGGGGTCTAGAGAGCAGGCTAAACGGTTAAGATCAATGGATTTATCCTTTTAAAGAAGTCCCTATAGTCATCTAAAGTTCATAAAATTATGAATTGAGGCTGAAAAGTATCAAACAATGCCAAGTATGGTGCTGCAAACCAGCCCTGTGGCCTTAAATGCACTAATTTTGTTGTGAGGTGAAAAGCTAATCATTTTCAGTTCTCAGGGGAGTATAGTTTAATTAGATGTTGTACTTCTGTTGGATAACCTGTGATGGGACAAGCTTGGTGACTCCTCACGTAATTAAACACACAACTGTAACAGAATACATAGCCAGAGGTGGCAAGAACAGTATCATTCACCCGGGTTTTGCGACACAGTGGGCACACAGTCTTCATTTTGGGTAACAGGGGAGAATCAGAATTGTAATCTAGGTGTACAGGTGGTGGTGGAGTAGGCAGGGCAGTCAGTGATTTGATGGTTTCTTGATTTTCAAATGAGTACCACCACTCAAGGAACTGTAGGAAGAACACCCCGACAGAAAGGCCAGTAGACAGGGATAAGGCAATACCTCCCACAGCTTTCTTCAGAGCTGACTTTATCTTCTCTTTAACACTGTTAGGGGAATAGAACAAGGGGGCAAAAGGAGAAACTGTTTACTCAGTTATGATCACCAAGTGACTAATATAAATGTAGTTcttcattttatacttttcatcTGTCACTGATTGAATTTGAGGACTGAATAGTTGCTAGATTGGCATTGTCTCGTCTCCTTAAGGATCTATTCTAAAGGATATTCTCTTTCTGACAAGTATTTTAGGAGTATAGGAGCTAAGCGTTGTTTTAATgttttagggttttgttttgtgtttcaagAAAGAGAATGGTGAAACACTGATTATATAAACTTTTTTTGGGGTGAAAGATAGTATatccagaaaaagaaattcatttaacaaaaaatgACTTAGAGTATTGAGGACTATATATCTGAACTTGTAGGTAGAACACAAACACTAACCAGACTGCATTGTGGTTAAGGGCAGTCTTGAGAATTATGTTGATCTGgcttgaatctcagctctgccacctagCTTTGTGGCCTTAGCAAGGTGCTTAACTGTTACGGATTAGTTTCCTCAACTATTAAATGGGATTAATGAATTTATTTCATTGGATTGTGATGAGgattgagataatgtatgtaaagcacatACCTACCACAGGGCTGGCACAAAGCAAGTGTTGAAAAACTGTAGCTAGTATGATGAGGAAGGTTGCCAGGATGGCAATCCTTGTGTAATGGACACAATAATTTTTCTATGAAATTACTCATATGATATATGAACTACTTAAAGAGGACTGGGGGAGGTGAATTTCATAAAATTAGTGTAAGATCTAGAGTTTGGGGAAATGCTAAGGCCTTACCTCCTGGCTGGTTGCTGCATCATGCTGGCTTTAGCTGGTTTGTGCTCCAGAGCTTGTACATCCTGAACTGTAAGTCGACCTAGCCGAACTTCAGCCAGACTCAGCAGTGGTGAGTGATGTTGTGCCTTTCCTAGGATGTATCGAAGTTGTTGTACAAGAAACCAGCCTTCCCAGGCCATGTTAACAAATGGGTAGGCTGCCAGAAAGGCTCTGTAAAATTGCTTCCAACGGGAGGAAGGGGGATGGATAGAATATTCATCTTCTTCTCTCAGGCTAGAAACCAGCTTCTCCAGCTTCACTTTCAGATAAGGAAGAAGAACCAGGAACATAATTGACTTCCAAAGCTGCTGCTTCGGGAGACCAGCACTGGCCAGTCTCTGAAGCTTGCGTGTATCCCCCATCACAATCCGTTTTAAGCCataaaaattttcagaaaatgagGCACTGGTTTTAGTCAGATAATGCTGCTGGAGCAGAAGATCTAGTAGGGTAAAGATTTCATCAAACCACCTCCAAAAGAAGCCATAGTGGGCAGGATTTGATTCTGCGAGAACCTAAGGTAAGGTAAGTTAATAAATGAAATTCATTCCATTTCACAGTTACTATGTCTTGTATTAacgattctttttttccctctctaaaTCCTACCCTCTGGGTTTTAAACAAGTCAATTCTTTTGGGGTCTCCCCTAGCGTCCCTGAAGTGCTGGGTTTTCAGTACAGGCTTTACAGTTAACAGGGACTCAATACTCGTTAAATCATAGAACATGAATTACATACTAATTGGTAATCTCAACACCTAGGCTATCAAACTCAAAACTCAAATTATTAGCTTTTACCCAGCCATCCCTAAAACCTTCCAGAGCATTGCTACCTTACCTTGACCACATGCTGAAGAGCAGGTCTCACTGCCGTCATTAAACTGTCCTGTGCTACCACCTCAAAGATGGACGGCTGGTCATCAACCACAGACGCAGTGATGTGAGCCCCATACTCAGCCATAATTTCCTCTGGGTCTTACTTTTCCCCCAAACTCTCCAGTAAGTATGAACTTGCTTTGGGTATCAAATGGGTGCTCagtcttaaaagtaatttttctgcCGGATACCCTCAAGCACGGAACTCCTGTATTTAAGGGAACTGGGGGGAAATACTTCTGGAGGCGGAGGGGAGAAGTCTCAGGAGGGTAAGAACCATTAACGCAGAAGTGAGTGGAAGTGGTGCGTGGGGAAGGGGTGACTTGTCAATGCCGCACCTCACGGCACAGGGCGTGACTCGGGGGGCCAGGTGCGGGTGAGGGAGCCCCGTCCTCCGGAACTGCAGACCTGGAGCTGCGAATCAGGTCCTCCCGAGTGAGGGCTCAAAAGCCAGCCCCCTCTGACGATCAGAGGTGCCAGTAAGGGCCCGGTACGCGAGGGCCGGCTCCAGCTGTTGGCTGTAAAGTATCCCTGCCGCGCCTGTCCTCGCACGCTGACCCCAGGCGAAGGGCGAAGGGCTCACGGCGCCGCGTTTGGAGGGACGTCTCCGCTTTAGGACAGAAGCCGCACTGGGAAACTGGAGCGGCCCTGcggcgacagaggaagagagGCGCTCTAGCCCTGTACGCGGTCCCGAAACCGGAACTAGGGAACTCTATGGCACCATGCGGGCTTCCGTTTCAGCCCCCGCTGGCCGTTAAGGCACGTTTGCGGGGTGCGGGCTCGCCTGGCGAGGCGTTATTTCCTCGCTTGGGCTGGT
The sequence above is a segment of the Manis pentadactyla isolate mManPen7 chromosome 4, mManPen7.hap1, whole genome shotgun sequence genome. Coding sequences within it:
- the PEX12 gene encoding peroxisome assembly protein 12 — encoded protein: MAEYGAHITASVVDDQPSIFEVVAQDSLMTAVRPALQHVVKVLAESNPAHYGFFWRWFDEIFTLLDLLLQQHYLTKTSASFSENFYGLKRIVMGDTRKLQRLASAGLPKQQLWKSIMFLVLLPYLKVKLEKLVSSLREEDEYSIHPPSSRWKQFYRAFLAAYPFVNMAWEGWFLVQQLRYILGKAQHHSPLLSLAEVRLGRLTVQDVQALEHKPAKASMMQQPARSVKEKIKSALKKAVGGIALSLSTGLSVGVFFLQFLEWWYSFENQETIKSLTALPTPPPPVHLDYNSDSPLLPKMKTVCPLCRKTRVNDTVLATSGYVFCYSCVFNYVRSHQACPITGYPTEVQHLIKLYSPEN